Within Cydia fagiglandana chromosome 10, ilCydFagi1.1, whole genome shotgun sequence, the genomic segment atttataaaattttaatggaACCTGTTAATTACAGACTTCCTGGACATGAACATGATTGAGGCTGGTCTCCAGGCGAAGACCTCAGTTCTGGACCATTTCTCCAATGAGATTGTCACAGCAATCATGCATGCTGTGGTGGATAACTTCAGGCTTTTTGCAAGGAAGATACCAGTCAAATATTATTACCAGTACAGTTCTTTCATTTAGTCATAACTAGCCAACCATAGTTTTGTAGAAAGCGTCTATATCATTGTTTGACTTTATGGAAACATgcaagaaaatatttatttttaatgcaaAAGCTAAAAATGTGCCTCAAAACATTAATAACATATTTAAAGACATCTAAAAATAAGATGCTTTGGTTACTTTGAACAAAACTATGGCTAGTGGTCAAtatcattaataaaattaactcTTAATTTGGCAGAAATCACAGAAAGTCATCAGTTCAAACCTCCTCGGCGCTCAATATTGTAGTATCAATGATACtggttacaaaaaaatattaagaggGGCACAAATTTTGTACAGTATTTTGAACACTGTCAAATTAAGGGTATTGTTAAGTGACACAAAAATGATGAATACTTTGTTTTATTCTTAATAATAGTATTCAATCCAATTTTGTTACTAAATCCATGCAAATTTCCAATAATTAGTAACTTTTAAAAGCATAATATTGCAATGTAATGTGAGAGCAATTAGAAACAAAATTCCACATGtagtaaaaatttaatttagtaaattacaaaaataaagaaCTGTGTCAAGTTGTTGTTTAAAACATATCTCCCATAGATTCCTCAACAAACTTTTTATAAATTGCCATAAATTTAGCAACAAAAGCCTCCAAGTGAAATATTGGTTTGTTACCGAGACGCATTCTATGTTCAAACTTGGCTGCATGACTTGCTACTTGACACTTCATCGCCATATCACAATTCCGAACCAATTCCTTCAAAAGTCCACCAAAAATCATATCTGGTGGCACACCATGTATTATTAATTCGTACAACTTCTGGCGCACCTCTCCTAACTTCTTTGGAGACTGTTCGGACAGAATCATTGAGGCCGTTTCTCTTATAAACACTTGCCAGTCAGGTTCAGGAACTTTTTGATCTGGAGTGAATGGGTATTGTTGAACTTTACATGCTTCACACATAAGCAGAGCCCTTCGGATATTCCTATCAGCTGCTTTAGCGATACGTAAACCAAGCTCTGATGGCAGATTCAAGCCCTCTTTCTTGCAGACATTGTGCAGCACTGAAGCAATCTCTTTCTCTGTAGGCGCAGGAACCCGAATAGTCAGACATCGCGATCTAATAGCGGGTATCACACGCGAGATCGAGTTCGCTATCAAAATAAGGCGGCAAGTGGACACGTACTTCTCCATTGTTCGGCGCAAGGCATGCTGAGCATCCTTGGTAAGGTCATCGACTTCGTTTAAGATCACAACTTTGAATTCTCTTTGCCCTGAAGAATCTATCTGATGAGTTTGTGCAACATTCTTGACCAAGTCCATAATTACGACTCGATCATAAATTCCGACGTCTGTAGGGTTAACTTCGATATGGTAATTGCTACTTACAGTCATTATTTCAAGCTTCTTATTAGATGGAGTAGTAAAAGTCATGGTTTCTTGCCTTAACCTCTCTACACCTGAACCGTATAGTTCCCGCAATAAACACATAATTCGAGTCTTTTTACCAGCTCCAGAAGGGCCGTAAACGAGTAAATGTGGGAAATCGCTTTGTTGCACTAGATTTTTTAAGCGAACGGCCTGGTCTTTATGAAAATCTAATTTCGTCAAATCTCTTGGACGATGTTTATCCACCCACAAACTCATTGTGTTGGGCCGAAAGGTAATTAGTGTGGATTAAACTAACTAAGACagcttacaataacattaatagcttAAAATACTAAGTAAAATTTGTTTGAGTAATAATAATACCGCCACCGGCTGTCaaaaaattttgacaattttgGCAATCATTTTGGCGCGAAGAGCTCTTTAGactatggtttttttttttttaacaattatgttaTGGCCTGTAGACTATGGTTTATTTAAGGAAGAAATACAATGGAAATACACATGATTTGatcaaaatacataatataaaggcCAGTCCAGATGGGATGATCCAcgacataaaaaataatatcgCACTCATTGTACAAAATACGTAAAGCCCCCCTTGTACATttacactcctaccttgtagtccGGCTTTACGTCGATTGGTATGTAcgtatcaaagaatataatactcactaggagaagaacggtaactccatacaaaaaaatgtccccaaccgtttatacgtttatactactggcgccctcgatgtgtaccaatggaactaaagttaacaaccggtttagcctggagggtattggtattataggtatatagtaattatgttgataaacatatttgttatcttcatatcacgaaatatatgaaagatgcaaatattaccccttgtttgtggtattatctattgatttaaataaaaggcatatttatgtttataacattgtattatgttttacaaatagaaatatacactgaaaattaaaccctgacaacttaataaaaatagacattaataaaacgcattcacaaagttttcagtattatacaaataacattaggcatacctacctattacactttacacacagatacactacactttacacacggcattttacacagatttctaacttgtattcatacatttcttcacggttaattaatacgctttctagatgcgttatgactcggttccttctgaacccactaaagctgtataaatttcactctggctgcttcaacagccattgctccgcatttag encodes:
- the LOC134667874 gene encoding replication factor C subunit 3, whose amino-acid sequence is MSLWVDKHRPRDLTKLDFHKDQAVRLKNLVQQSDFPHLLVYGPSGAGKKTRIMCLLRELYGSGVERLRQETMTFTTPSNKKLEIMTVSSNYHIEVNPTDVGIYDRVVIMDLVKNVAQTHQIDSSGQREFKVVILNEVDDLTKDAQHALRRTMEKYVSTCRLILIANSISRVIPAIRSRCLTIRVPAPTEKEIASVLHNVCKKEGLNLPSELGLRIAKAADRNIRRALLMCEACKVQQYPFTPDQKVPEPDWQVFIRETASMILSEQSPKKLGEVRQKLYELIIHGVPPDMIFGGLLKELVRNCDMAMKCQVASHAAKFEHRMRLGNKPIFHLEAFVAKFMAIYKKFVEESMGDMF